In Burkholderia sp. GAS332, one DNA window encodes the following:
- a CDS encoding efflux transporter, outer membrane factor (OMF) lipoprotein, NodT family has protein sequence MVRRLAVEPPNGYESMKMNTSRTPLAAIVTLLVSGCMVGPDYHRPPVPVPATYQEAPPGWTQAEPAAEGPKGDWWTGFNDPLLDQLEPMVSVSNQTVRQSYANYQQALAEVRVARSALFPTLSATGSVTRQRSATSSASANAGFGNFQSVNNSGSLEGNVSWAPDLWGQVRRNIEENAATAQASEATLANATLSEQTALATAVISLRISDANIDLLQHTVDAYQGYLRVVADQDTAGTVPPSNLITARTQLENAQASLIALGVARAQYAHAIAVLVGKNPEDLSIPHSTALPTLPTIPAGVPSTLLQRRPDISTAERQMAAENAAIGVAVAAYYPNISLSALDGFTQSPLAGLLHIANHVWSLGGSATETLFDGGERSGEVAVARAAYEASLANYRGTVLTAFENVENDLSGLRILAQQADVLDTAVRDATRGTEIAFNEYQAGTVDYTTVATAQTTQLNDQQTALSVQQQRLLDAVSLIGDLGGGWSDSELHDPRASRASAANP, from the coding sequence GTGGTCCGACGGCTTGCCGTGGAACCGCCGAACGGATACGAGAGCATGAAGATGAACACTTCCCGCACCCCTCTGGCCGCGATCGTCACCTTGCTGGTGAGTGGCTGCATGGTCGGCCCTGACTATCACCGGCCGCCGGTGCCTGTGCCGGCGACCTACCAGGAGGCGCCACCCGGATGGACGCAAGCCGAGCCCGCCGCCGAGGGGCCGAAGGGCGACTGGTGGACTGGGTTTAACGACCCGCTGCTGGATCAGCTCGAGCCCATGGTGTCCGTGTCCAACCAGACCGTGCGTCAGAGCTATGCCAACTACCAGCAGGCTCTTGCCGAGGTGCGTGTCGCGCGCAGCGCGTTGTTTCCTACCCTCAGTGCCACCGGCTCGGTGACCCGGCAGCGCAGTGCAACCAGTAGTGCCAGCGCTAATGCCGGATTCGGCAATTTTCAGTCGGTGAATAACTCGGGCTCGCTCGAAGGCAATGTGAGTTGGGCGCCTGATCTGTGGGGGCAGGTCCGCCGTAACATCGAAGAGAACGCCGCGACCGCCCAGGCGAGCGAAGCGACGCTCGCCAATGCCACGCTCTCTGAGCAGACCGCGCTCGCCACCGCGGTGATCTCGCTGCGAATCAGCGACGCCAACATCGACCTGCTGCAGCACACGGTCGATGCCTACCAGGGATATCTGCGCGTCGTCGCCGATCAGGACACGGCGGGCACGGTGCCACCGTCCAACCTGATCACCGCGCGGACCCAGCTCGAGAACGCCCAGGCCAGCCTGATCGCGCTTGGCGTCGCGCGGGCCCAATATGCGCATGCGATTGCAGTGCTGGTGGGCAAGAATCCGGAAGACCTGTCGATCCCGCATAGCACGGCGCTACCGACACTGCCCACGATTCCAGCCGGCGTGCCCTCGACCCTGCTGCAGCGCCGACCGGACATTTCCACCGCGGAACGCCAGATGGCCGCGGAGAACGCGGCGATCGGCGTTGCGGTGGCGGCTTATTACCCGAACATTTCGCTGTCGGCACTGGACGGCTTTACGCAGTCGCCGTTGGCCGGTCTGCTGCACATCGCCAATCATGTGTGGTCGCTGGGCGGGAGTGCCACGGAGACGCTGTTCGACGGCGGTGAGCGTAGCGGCGAGGTGGCGGTGGCCAGGGCGGCGTATGAGGCATCGCTCGCGAACTACCGCGGCACGGTGTTGACCGCGTTTGAAAATGTGGAGAACGACCTCTCCGGGTTGCGGATTCTCGCCCAGCAAGCCGACGTGCTGGACACCGCCGTGCGCGACGCGACCCGCGGCACCGAGATCGCGTTCAACGAGTACCAGGCCGGCACCGTGGATTACACCACCGTGGCCACCGCCCAGACGACCCAGTTGAACGATCAGCAAACCGCGCTGAGCGTCCAGCAGCAGCGCCTGCTCGATGCCGTCTCGCTGATCGGCGATCTTGGCGGCGGGTGGTCGGATAGCGAGCTGCATGACCCGCGCGCTTCCAGGGCATCAGCAGCGAACCCGTGA